A window of Methanoregula sp. genomic DNA:
TTATAGGACGTTCCGTCAAGGGTGTAACCGTGGTAGGTCCGCAGGTCCCAGTCCAGCGACCCGACCCAGTACACGCCATCAGCGATCTTGTAGGATTCGGCTTTCATGGTTCTCACTTTGTTCGTAATAATACGAATGTTCTATTGTATGCGAACAAATTATATATGAATGTTGCGAAACTTAATAGCAGGATATGAAAACGCAACCGCTTACAAAGAAACGATCGCCCTTATCCCGACCGGATGACCCGTCGGCTATCGGGCTCTTTTCCACTCCTGCCGGCATACGGACGGTCCAGTCCCCGGTTCGCGTGAAGATCCTCTCGGTGATCAGCACCCGCGATCTTACGTTCGAGGAGATCGTCTTACTCTCCGGCCGGGCCAAGTCCACCGTCTCGGTCCACCTCAAGGGACTGGAGCATGACGGGATTATCGGTTCAAGGATCGATCCAAAGGATGAACGGAAAAAGATCTTCTTTTTCCGGTCACACTCCCTGGGAAACCTCACGGGTGGTATTATGGTTGATGATGGAGCGGACCGGGCAGGCCAGCTGATTGCCGGTGATGATCCGTTTGGTTTTTACCGGTACATGTTCCGCACGATCCGGGTCTCGCTCCTTTCTGAAGGGATCAATATTGACCCGGTGCTGCGCGAATCCGGGAACCGGGTAGGCCGCACGATAGCGGCAAACCTCGCGGACAAGGAACTTTCCGTGCTGCTGGAAAAACTCGGGAACTTCTGGCGGAAACATAACCTCGGGACGCTGGAAGTCGAGTCGCTTGCACCACTGACCCTGCGGGCGTTTGACTGTTTTGAGTGCGGGAATCTCCCGCAGCTCGGCCGGCCGGCCTGTGCCTTTGACTCCGGGATCCTCGAGGAGGTATTTTCAGAACATTTCAGAAAACGTCAGCAGGTCGATGAAACGGCCTGTTTTGCCATGGGCGATGATCACTGCCGGTTCGTCATCACACCCCGGTAAGGCTCTTCATATTTTTTTTTAAAGCGGTTCCCTGTTTTCGCCGCTCCCGGTACCTGCTATTTTCTCACTCCACTTCCTTGACCCGGCTCGCCCCGTCTGCGCTCATTTCTATCACGAGCGTGTTTGCAAACTCGCCCTGCATCAATAGCGCGACACCGGAACCTAAGGGATTGCATAGTGCTTGAGAATCCATCAGGTAATGGGGAAAGCCTCATTTTCACCCATCGCCCAGTATGTTAATAAGGAGTGTACTCCAAGAACTCCTCAATTGCTCCAGAGAATAATTCCATATAGGTGTAATCCATGGACGCTCCCCCTTTCGAACATCTCCGCAGGTTTTTTGAACGAATAAAGAATGTCGGCTTTTTCGAACGTCTTTTTTCATGGAATGGCATTGTATCTTCCGGGTACGATGCGTTCGGGGAATACCAGCGTCTCCAGAATCTTGTGCAGGAAAAGGATGCTGAAATAGCCGGACTTGTTTCAAAAAACCGGGATCTCTCCCAGAGTCTGGAGTACCAGCAGCAGCAGGCAACGCGTCTCCAGCAGGATCTTTCATCAGAACAACTTCGCACCCGGTCCCTGAACGAAAAGATCATTGAAAAAGAACGAGAGCGGGCAACATTTGCAGAAGCACAGGCTAACAGCGAGGATCACATTCTCCGGTTGAAGAGCGATATGGTCACGCTTGCAGCAAAGAACGAGGATCTGCAAGGAAAGATCAATGAACGGGAAAATGAAGCCGGCGGACTGGTGGCAGCGGATAAGAAAAACCGCGAAACGATCCAAAAACTCAATGAGGATATCACCACTCTCACCGTAAAAAGTGAAAACCTGAATGCCCAGCTTACAGCCGTCAAGCAGGAATTATCCCAGTATCACCAGATCGAAGAGGACCGCCTGCGGGAGCATGACCAGCGTGTCACCGCACTCAATTCACTCCGTCAGCAGCTCGAAGATGACCGCCTCCGGTTGCAGGCCGAGCGGAATGAAGAGATCCGTTCAGAGTATGCCAAGATGGAGCAGACCTGGAAGAAGCACGAGGAAGTTGTCGAGCAATCTCTGCGATCGATCTGCCAGCGGCACACCATTGAGTACTGCGATAAGGAAAAATTCCCTGTATCCGGGAAAAAGCCTGATAATTCACTCATCATAGCAGACCAGTACGTCATCTTCGATGCCAAGAGCCCGAAGAATTCCGATGAACTCGGGAATTTCCCGCTGTATATCAAGACCCAGGCAGAGGCAGCGAAAAAGTATGCCAAAGAAGAGAATGTCAAGAAGGATATTTTCCTTGTTGTCCCGGCCAACACGGTCGGGTTTCTGGATGATTTCCATCTCGACATGGCTGATTACCAGGTGTATATTGTCACTCACGAATGCCTTGAACCGGTTGTCCTTGCTCTCCGGAAGATCGAGGATTACCAGTTTGTCGATCAGCTGAGCCCGGAAGACCGGGAGAAGATCTGCCATGTCATCGGCAAGTTTGCGCATGCAACAAAGCGCCGGATGCAGGTTGACACGTACTTCTTCAATGAATTCCTGGGTCTTCTCAAGAGCTGCGAATCCCTCCCGGATGAGATCCTCAAGAAGGTCGTGGATTACGAGAAAGCGGAGAAGATGAATCCCCCGATGGAGAAGCGCAAGAAACTTATCCCAATTAAGGAACTTGAGCACGGTGTCAAAGCGATAACCAAAGAAGCGGAAGCCCGTGAGATCGATGTCACGGCAGTGACGAAAGAAAAGATCGAAACGATCCCGCTCGACAAGTTCTTAGAATAAATCCCGCCATTTTTTCTCCCGGCAGGTAGACCACATATCATGCCAGCGCAATCTTCCCTGGATTCCTTTGATAGGAATGTCTCTATTGATTACGGACTTCCCGGGGAACAGCTGGATTCCGTCATCAGTCGTTTTGTGACAGCGGCAAAAGAAGATCCTTTCATGAGCTGGTTGCTTCTTCCCACAAAAAGACTCGTCCTGTATGTCGCCGGGCAACTGACGGAGAGAAATATTCCCTTCATCTCTTCCCGCATCTGCACTCCTGAAGGATTTTGCAGGATACTGTTTGAAGAGAACCGGACGACCGAGCAGGTCCTGTCAAGGAGTGAATCGAAACTCCTGCTCAGCGATCTTCTTGAGGAAAATGCAGAAGAGGTCCCACTTTTCATCACCCACGATCATCCGAATCCGGGAACGCTCAATGATCTCATGCAGTTCATGCATGTCACGCTGATGAGGAAGGTTGCGTTTCCTGAATGCCTTCTGAATCTCCAGAGTGAAAAAAGTGATCAGCTAGACACGATTATCATTCAATACCGGAACCGGTTGAGGGAACTGGATCTTTTCGATGATGATACGATCTTTGAATGGACGATCGATTACCTGGACCGCTGCGAATCATCCCCTCTCGGCACCGTATTTTTCTATGGCTTTCACGAGCCTGATCCGCTTGAACAGGATTTATTGGACACCATAGAGGAGCATGCAGGGAACGTTTCCATTTTTATTCCTGAGGGTATTGATCAAAATATTTTCAGGAACCATGCTGCGATGGGAAACCCGGCCGGCACTCAACCGGTACCTGATCTATCTTCACTCCCGGCTAAGATCTCCGGTATCTTCTCGGAAACCGGTGAGCTCAAAGCCGGGGATCTTTTCCGGGTGCAGACATTTCCCTCGCGGTATGCCGAAGTATATGGTATCGCAGCGGAGATCGGCCGGCTCAATGCTGCCGGTACACCCCTTTCCGATATTGCCGTAGTTTTTCCGGATCTCCATGGAGGAGATTACGGTCTCATCGATGAGGTATTCAAGGAGTTTGCTATTCCCTGGAACTCTGCCGTCAGCCCGAAATTATCCCGGGCCCCGGTCATCCAGTTTCTGTCCGGTATTGCCGGTCTCGTTGCACGCGGGTACGCCCGCGAGGATCTTGTCCGGCTGATCGGCAGCTCGTTTTTTACCAAAGAAACTGTTCCGGGCGGAACGTTCCCGTTGCGGTCTGCTGAGGTTGACCTGGTATCCCGGTATGCCCGGATAGATGGCCCTCACCCTGACTGGATACGACAACTGGCATGGCTCCATACAGAATTACAGGACCTGGAACGGGCAAAGAACTACCCGGGTATTTCGGTTCATACCGTAGAACGCGTGCTGGATGGGATCCGGCACCTCATCAGCGATCTGGATGCTCTTTCGGGAAAGAAACTGCTCCGGGATCATATCAGCGGGTTTAAAAATTTCATAAAATCCCGTAACCTCCCCCATCTCTATGCCGCACCGGAAGAACGCATCAAAGACCGGGAAATACAGGCATGTAAAAAGTTCTCTTCCCTTCTTGAGGCTCTCGCTCATGCTGCGTGGATTCCAGCCGATGAATCCATCGATGCACAGGAATTCTCCCGGTTAATTTCCTCCCTTGGTGAAGAGGGGGATGAGAGTGGGTTGCAGGATTCCAATGGTGTTGCTGTTCTCGGTCCCCACGAATGCCAGCACCTCCGGTTCCCGGTTGTCTTTATCGGTGGGCTGGTTGAGGGCACGTTCCCCCGGCTGACGACCCGTCTCCCGTTCACCAACTCTTTAGAAAATACCCGGATGGGGACCCGTTCGCTTGCCGAAATTCTCCGGGAAGAACAATATTATTTCATTGCAGCCCTGCTCTCGGCCCAGAAGACAGTGTACCTGAGTGCCCCGCTGGCCGATGGGGAGAAGCCGCTGCTCACCTCCGCATTCTTCGAACGGGTCCGGATGAGAACCGGTGATCGGCCGTGGCCGGATGCTGCCGGAGTTATACCCGCATCCCGTCGCACTGCTGCGGTCCGGGCCGGTGAAAGAATATGTGATGATGAGACTTGCGCGGCTCTCGGTCTGATTCCGGGTTCACTGGGTATCAGCGATCTTGTCTCACGGATCAATATGGAGCGGTACTATCGCCGGGGCACCTGCGATTCTCCCTTTGATGGCATTCTTTCCGATGCATCGATCCGTGAAATTCTTGCCACACGGTACGGTCCGGACCATGTGTATTCCCCGACGAGTCTTGAGACCTATGCCAGCTGCCCGTTTGAATATTTCTTAAACCGGGTGATCAATCTCAAGGCCCTGCCGGAAGTGGAACCGAACCTCTCGGCCAGCGATCGCGGTACGGCTATCCACGACATCCTGAGTAATTTTTACCGGCAATGGCGTTCTGCCGGCCAGACCCGGGTTAATCCAGCCTCCCTGGTTGATGCCACCGAAATGATCCTCAGGATTGCCACGGAAGAACTGGACACGTACTCCTTCCAGAGCCCGCTCTGGGATGCAACCCGGATCCTGATGCTCGGGGACCGGCATACCGGCCCCGGGTATTTCGAACGATTCCTGGTTCATGAAACGGATGAATCTGCATCACCGCTCGTCCCGTCCCTGTTTGAATATTCCTTTGGCATGGGAACAACGGCATCGGACGATCCTGCATCATCTCCTGAGCCGGTTGAACTTGCTTCACCGGATGGTGAACGGAAGGTATTCATCCGGGGCAGGATCGACCGGATCGATCTCACACCGGACGGATACTTTTTGATCTATGATTACAAGTCCGGCTCGCAACATCCTAAAACCAAAGATATCGAGGCGGGAACTGCCCTGCAGCTGCCCCTTTACCTTCTTGCGTTTGAGAAGATCACCGGCAACCACGGAATCGGCGGGGGCTATTACACGATCCGGCGCGAGGTGGACCGGAGCATTGTGCTCGCGGATTCGGCTGCAAAGGACCTGATGATCTCCCGGCCCCGTGTTTCCAAAGATTTTGCCGGCATGATGCAGCACTCGCGGGACTGTGCGTTTGCGTATATCGACGGGATCCGGAACGGCAGTTTCCCGCTCCCCCGCGAAGAGAAATGCCCGAACACCTATTGCGAATTCAAACGGATCTGTCGCTTCGATCCCTACCGGGTCTTTGAAGTACTGGAGGAGACCTGATATGGCAGCTACTGAGCGACAGGGCGAAGCGATCACCAAACATGACCGGAGCATGGTGGTCACGGCCGGGGCCGGCACCGGCAAGACCTACGTGCTGGTCCAGAAATATATCGACCTCCTCCGGACCCGGGGCGTGACGGTGCCGCAGATTCTTGCCCTGACGTTTACTGACAAGGCCGCAGCCGAGATGAAGGAGCGGATACGGACCGAGATCCTCAGGCAGGAAGGCCCGCAATGGGAGAAGGCGGCCGAGGATTTCATGATCGCACCGGTCCAGACCTTCCATTCGTTCTGTGCACAAGTGCTCCGGGAGTTCCCGATCGAAGCCGGGCTGGAACCCGGCTTTGCCGTGCTGGATGAGCAGCAGGTCTCCCGCATCCACAGCACCGCGTACGAAGAACTGATCCATACCCGGCAGGAAGGCCCGGCCAACGAGGCGCTGGTCCATGTCCTTTCCATCACGGACCAGTACAGCTTAAAGACAATCCTCTCCGCACTCTACGGCAAGCGGGAGCAGTATGCCCGGTTCTTTGCTGCGCTTGCCGCTGATGAAAAAAAAGTGCTCGATGTGTGGAAGCGGGAAGTGGATGCATTCCGCGATGCGGAGATCGCTGCCCTGCGGAGCGATCCCTCGTTCTCATCCTGTCTCCGTACGCTGCTCGGGTTTGCATCTGCGTACGAGGGAGTAGATGACAAGGCGGCAGTGTTTCTGCAGGAGATCCGCCCGCTCCTGTGCCGGCTTGCTGAGCCTGCGGATTCTGTAGAGTACTGTTCTGCCGCGCTCGAACTGGCGTGCAGGAAACCCGGCAATATCGGGAGCAAAAAAGCCTGGAAGGATGCAGATCTCGATGACTTCAAGAAAGCCCGGAAGAACCTGGCAGAAATCCTGGAGCGGAAGAACTCCCTGTTCCGGATGACGGTCGATACTGCTGATCCGGTGATCACCGGGTCGGTCCGGTTCCTGCGGGATCTCTCTGTGGTATTCTCCCGGTATGCGGAGCTGGCCGGTAACGGGAAAGGTTCGGTCGGGGGTCTCGACTTCTCGGACCTGATCCTCCATGCCCGGCAGCTCTTCGTGGAGCAGCGGGAACTGGTGGCAACGCATTTCATGCCCCGGTTCCGGTACATCCTTGTCGACGAGTTCCAGGACACGGACCTTTCCCAGTTTGATATCATCCTCTCGATCATCGGGACGCCTTCGCCCACAACGGACTGCCTCTTCATTGTCGGCGATCCCAAGCAGTCGATCTATCTCTTCCGCGATGCGGATGTGACCCGGTTCAAGGAGGCGCAGGAGATCATCTCTGCGGCCTGCAAGGGCCGGGTGGTGAACCTTGACACCAGCTTCCGGAGCACGAAGGAAGTGATCGGTCTTTCGAACCTCATCTTCTCCCGGCTGCTTGCCTCTGCGGAGAAGCCGTGGGAGTTCGGGTACGAGCCGGTAAAAATTTCCGAAAGCCGCGCCGGTCATGACGGTTCGGTGGAACTGCTGCTTCCGCCGAAAGGAAGCGATGCGGCCGGGACCAAGCGGAACGAGGCCGGGATGCTGGCCCGGCGGATCCACAGCATCGTAAATGCACAGCCGCTTTTAGTGTACTCCGAGGAGCAGGATCATTCGTTCGTCCAGCGCCCGGCCCGGTACGGCGATATCGCGATCCTGCTTGAGGCAAGGACCAACCTCTCGTATTATCTTTCAGCGCTGGGCGAGTACGGGATCCCCTTCTATGTCCACGGGGGGACCGGGTTCTATCACCGGCAGGAAGTGTACGATCTCTGCAATATCCTCGCGTTCCTCGAACACCGGCACGACAACATCAGCCTTGCGGGCATCCTGCGGTCCCCATACTTTGGTGTAGCGGATACGGAACTCTTCAGCATTGCGCAGGAGAATGGCCGGACCCTCTGGGAGAAACTGGTTACGTACGCAGACCGGACCGGTCCCGGGCCGGCAACCCGGGCCCGCGAGCTGCTCACGTCATGGCAGCAGTACGCCGGCCGGTCCGGCCTGGTCTCGCTGCTGCGCCAGATTTTATCGGAGTCCGGGGTCTACACGGTGTATGCCGCTCTCCCGGCCGGGGAACAGATCCTTGCCAATATCGAGAAGCTCGTTAGCATGGCCCGGAACCGCGAGGAGGCGGGGAACTATGCGCTTTCTGACTTCACCGCCGATCTCCGCCAGGCGATGGACGAGGACGAGCGGGAGGGCGAGGCGCCTCTCGATGCCCTTGCAGAGAATGCCGTCAACATCATGACGGTCCATGCGGCCAAGGGCCTGGAGTTCCCCATTGTGTTTGTCCCGGACATGGGCTCTGGGTTCCGGGACCGCCCCGGCCCCATCATGATTGGGGACAACCCGCTGATGGTGGGAGTCAGGGTCCCCAACCCCGCTGACAATTACGAGATGACGGAAAGTGCCGTCATGGTGATGCTGCGGGAGTTGCAGCGCCAGAAGGAGCGGGCCGAGAGGAAGCGTTTGTTGTATGTGGCACTGACCCGGGCCCGGGATCATCTGTTCATGAGCGGGACTGCGCCGGAGGATTCGGGTTTGTCTTTTGATCTGGGCCGGTCCCGGATTGAGTGGGTATTTACTGCTTTATCGGTGACCGGGGATGCGATTGCTGCGGGGGGACTGGTGTTGCCTTCTGACGGTCTCCGTCTTTCGATTGTTTCGGATCCATTGGCGATTCCTGCTGAGACGGGGCGGGTCTCACCTGCGCTGCTTGTTGTTCCTGAGGAATGTGCGGGGAAGGTTGGGACGTGGATTGCGCCTGTGTATTCTGCCGGACCGGAGCGGGTGAATGTTGTTTCGGTTTCGGAGCTGGAGAAGGGACCGGTTCACGCCCGGGAGCCGGGGGTTTCGAAATATTTACCGGGCGTTCCCGGGGCTGTCAAGGGCACGATCATTCATGAGGTGTTGCGGGGCCGGGATGCTGCGACGGTGCTGAAGGAATATGGGGAATATTCGGAGGAGCATGTCCGGCAGTGTGAGGAAATTGTTTCTGCTTTTTTCTCTTCGGACCTGATGAAGCGAGTGAAACGATCGTTTTGTGAAGTGCCGTTTGTTATTACTCTTGAGGGGAAGCCGGTGACGGGAAAGATCGACCGGTTGTGTGAACTTGATGATGGGACTTGGGTTGTGATCGATTACAAGAGTGAGGCGTCAGTAGATTACACTATACTTGCTGAGGAGTATGCTCTCTCGTTATCGATTTATGTTGAGGTGGCCCAGCAGATCGTGAAGAATGTTGTTGCAGCGTGGGTGTATTTTACAGAGATTGGGGAGTATCGCAAAATAGAGATCAATACCGAGCAACTTCTCGAAAAAATCAGAGGTATCCCCACAAAAAGCAAAAATCTTCCCTCATAATGAATTTATTTATTAAAAATTTGAAAAAATAATAACGGTATATTGATACTTCAAAACAATCAGGTACCTTTACAGTTATCCGGTCCTTTTGGAATTATTTCAAAATTTGAGGAATTTATGAACACAAAGGTCGAATACCCAAAGTTCGAATACTTAAAACTCGATAAACGAACGCGGGACTTAATGTGTGAAGAAATTTTACGTGCGAAAGAATCTGACAATATTTACTTCAGCACACGGTTTAATGAAATTGGCCAAAAGAATTGGATTCGATTATTGCGAACTGCAGCAGAACAATTTGATGAACATTGGCTTGCGTTTCAATTAGAAATGGCAGGTGCGATGAAACATCTCAAACCTCAAAAAAAACCGTGGGATTACACACTCGAATATGAGCCTGATTCTAGTATTGGGATCTTAGCTACCGGCCAATTCAATCGGTTCTATATGATAGCGATTTGTCGTCGTGCTTTGGAGGATAATGAACAATTCGTTATAGTTTATCGAGCCAAACAAAGACGAGAACCTCGTGAGGAATCTCAAATATTGGAAGGTACATCTAGGGATGCAAATGATCTCCTTCAGGAACTTAGAAATAAAGAACTTTGTCTCAAATGTGAAATTTCGCGAATAAATTCCGGACTTTCACTAGACTATGAATCGTTATCGTGAATTGACTGAATATTATTGACTGCTAAATTAAAATCTTCAACGGAGAAAAATGGACGTTCTTCAAGAAATCTTGGCTTGGAGTAAAGATTTACCCCATTGGCAAAATGATGCTATTGTGCGTTTGTTCGAGAATCACACTCCTTCAGCTGATGATATTGAAGATCTCTATGCCCTTCTCAAATCTGAACATGGAATTCCTGATCCAAAAAAACGCAAACCTCAAAAATTAAAATCAGATCAAATAGCCATTCCAGTAAACCCTAGAGTCCACATCGAATTATTGGGTATTAAAAACCTTGTGAATGTTAATGCAATCGCTGATAAGCAAAAACTATTACTTGGCCCAACCGGATTAACCGTGATTTATGGAGATAATGGTTCGGGGAAATCTGGTTATTCCCGGGTTCTGAAACGGGCTTGTCGTGCCAGAGATCAAACTGAGCAGATCCTTCCAAATGCATATCTTCATCCGTCTAAAACTGGAAAAGCGGAAGCCATCTTTGAACTAAGAGTTAATGATGTTGATCAAGAAGTAGTGTGGATTGATGGAAAGCCCGCCCCAGAATTACTTTCAACAATTGCTATATTTGATCATTATTGTGCCCGTGCATATCTTGACAAAGAAGGAGATTTCTCGTATATCCCTTATGGGTTTGATATTTTTGATGGTTTAGTGAAAATTTGTGATACACTTAAATTAAAAATTTCGAATGAAATTGACCAAAATGTTCCTGATGTGGAATCTCTATCTGAGTTATCCGGATCAACATCTGTTGGTTGTCTCGTTGAGAATTTGTCGAGCGCAACCGAAAATAAACAGGTAGAAAAATTAGCGACCCTCGCACCCGAAGAAATTGCTCAACACGGTCGGTTATTTAAAAATATTCACGAAATTGACCCCAAAGGCAAAGCAAATCAATTGCGAATTAAATGCCGCCGGATAAATCGCCTCCTTGAGATTATTAATGAGAAAACCATTGCAGTTAATGATACAAACTTGGCCCATCTCGAAAAATTCGATAAGGATTATCTGGCCGCTCATTTAGCAGCGGAAATTGCTGCCAACAACTTCAAAATAACCGGGGATTACCTTCCAGGAACTGGTGGAGAAGCGTGGAGAGAGTTATTCGATGCTGCCCGAAAGTTTTCGAAAGAAGCATACCCCGATAAACTATTTCCACATATCGAAGACGGAGCCAAATGTCCTTTATGCCAACAGCTTCTCGAAAGGGGGGCTAAACACTTTCAACTGTTTGAGGATTATATCCATCAGGAAACAGAGAAAAATTCTCGGGAACATTTCAATTCCCTTTCTGAAGCGAAACGAAATTTTAGTCTCCTTGATGTATCGGTTGGTCTTGATGATGAAATTCTTGAAGAGATCTCTCAATCTGATAAAAATCTTGCAAAAAAATGCCAAAGATACCAAAAATCTTTAATTGACCGCTATTCAGAAATTCTGTCGGCGTTTACATCTCATATTTGGACAAATATTGCACCACTCTCAAATTGCCCCGTTGAAGAGCTCTCCGTATTAATGGTTAATCTCGATAACGAGGCTGATATATTAGAACGGATGGTGGATAACTCTGCACGAAAATCTTTGGAGACTCAATTCTATGAATATGACTCCAGAATGAAGTTATCAAAAAGTAAAGGTGCCGTTCTCGCAGTAATTGAAAAAATGCGTCGGCAGTCCCAACTTAAAGAATGTTTATCAGAACTGGATACTACAGGAATCACAAAAAAAAGACATGATCTATCGCAAAATGTGATCACACCAAGTTTGTTGGGGGCGCTCAAACAAGAACTCAAAAAACTTGATGTTCTCGATCTTAATCTGAATTGGAAAAGTATAGGCAACAAGGGTAAAACAAATTATAAATTGATATTAGATCTCCCGGGTGTGAAAAATCCGAGAAATATACTTAGTGAAGGCGAACAACGGGCAATTGCCATCGCCTCATTCCTCGCAGAAGTTGATCTGAAGGGTGGATCTGCTGGTATTATTTTTGACGATCCAATCTCGTCTTTGGATCATAGGCGAAGGGAGCTTGTAGCTCAACGTTTAGTTCAAGAATCAAATAAACGTCAGGTAATTATCTTCACGCACGACCTCTATTTTTTGTTCGTATTAATTGATGAAGCAGAAAAAACAGGAATTCCTTTTGAGACTCAAAGCCTTATTAAGAAGGGACGTAACTATGGCATTCCTGAATCTGGGAATCCATTTGAAGGAATGAATACTTCAGCACGTGTCAAATTCTTAAGAGCAAAACACCAGGTAATCGCCAAAATTCACCGAGATGGTGATGAGGTAGAATTTCGAAAACAAACGAAAGAAGCTTATAGTCTCTTACGTAGTGCGTGGGAAAGGGGCGTTGAAGAAGTACTTTTGCGACAAGTTGTGTTGCGCTTCCGACAATCAATAGAAACGCAGAGACTTCGAGATGTATTTGTTGATGATTCTGACCATATACAAATAAAACAAGCCATCAATAAATGTTCAAAAATTACCGAAGCTCATGATACAGCAATGGCGATTGGAATTAGAGTTCCCCCTCCGGACGAATTATTGGAAGATATTAATACATTAGAAAAATGGCGTTTATCTGTTGAGAAGAGAAGTAATGATGTGAGGGAACGACGAAAATAACTCCATAAATTTTGATGGTGTTACTTTCACTTTCGTTTTTTAGAACTCCACAAACCTTTGATTTCTCCCGCATTTCCATAATCCGTTGTTCGTTGCCGCAACTCATAGTATTTACCTGTCACAGGATTATGAATGCGTTTTACCTTAACCGGGGGCATACTCCTCACCTTCTTGATTTAATGATAATTGTTTGATTATGTAATTAACAATTCTGGTCTTTCTCTAAGTTCAATGCTTATTTATATTTGAGTCCAAATGTTATAATGCAGATGTAAACGAGGAAGATGAAAAAAGATATGTTGTTTTTCAAAAATCTTGGTTGATGAAATGATTGTCACTAAAAATTTTCGTCATGATCTTCTTTATCGTGTCATTGATGAGTCCATTGAAATGCAAGTAATAGAAAATATTGTAAAACCGTCATTCGAACGATTAAAGAAAATTAATAGTTTGGGGTTATTACCAGAAATTATTGAGATGGCAAAATATTCAAAATATGAACATGCCATTGGAGCAATTTATCAAATAAATTGTTTAATTGATATTAACGAAAAAGAGGGAATAAAAAAGATCGAACCCAAATATTATCGTCCATTAAAAATTTCTGCTGAATTTCTTCATCTAGGTCATTTCCCTTTCACTTATTCGACCGAACGAGCCTTATTGATCTCTTTCATTGTAAGTGATCTCGAAAAAAGTCAA
This region includes:
- a CDS encoding V4R domain-containing protein is translated as MKTQPLTKKRSPLSRPDDPSAIGLFSTPAGIRTVQSPVRVKILSVISTRDLTFEEIVLLSGRAKSTVSVHLKGLEHDGIIGSRIDPKDERKKIFFFRSHSLGNLTGGIMVDDGADRAGQLIAGDDPFGFYRYMFRTIRVSLLSEGINIDPVLRESGNRVGRTIAANLADKELSVLLEKLGNFWRKHNLGTLEVESLAPLTLRAFDCFECGNLPQLGRPACAFDSGILEEVFSEHFRKRQQVDETACFAMGDDHCRFVITPR
- a CDS encoding PD-(D/E)XK nuclease family protein, with protein sequence MPAQSSLDSFDRNVSIDYGLPGEQLDSVISRFVTAAKEDPFMSWLLLPTKRLVLYVAGQLTERNIPFISSRICTPEGFCRILFEENRTTEQVLSRSESKLLLSDLLEENAEEVPLFITHDHPNPGTLNDLMQFMHVTLMRKVAFPECLLNLQSEKSDQLDTIIIQYRNRLRELDLFDDDTIFEWTIDYLDRCESSPLGTVFFYGFHEPDPLEQDLLDTIEEHAGNVSIFIPEGIDQNIFRNHAAMGNPAGTQPVPDLSSLPAKISGIFSETGELKAGDLFRVQTFPSRYAEVYGIAAEIGRLNAAGTPLSDIAVVFPDLHGGDYGLIDEVFKEFAIPWNSAVSPKLSRAPVIQFLSGIAGLVARGYAREDLVRLIGSSFFTKETVPGGTFPLRSAEVDLVSRYARIDGPHPDWIRQLAWLHTELQDLERAKNYPGISVHTVERVLDGIRHLISDLDALSGKKLLRDHISGFKNFIKSRNLPHLYAAPEERIKDREIQACKKFSSLLEALAHAAWIPADESIDAQEFSRLISSLGEEGDESGLQDSNGVAVLGPHECQHLRFPVVFIGGLVEGTFPRLTTRLPFTNSLENTRMGTRSLAEILREEQYYFIAALLSAQKTVYLSAPLADGEKPLLTSAFFERVRMRTGDRPWPDAAGVIPASRRTAAVRAGERICDDETCAALGLIPGSLGISDLVSRINMERYYRRGTCDSPFDGILSDASIREILATRYGPDHVYSPTSLETYASCPFEYFLNRVINLKALPEVEPNLSASDRGTAIHDILSNFYRQWRSAGQTRVNPASLVDATEMILRIATEELDTYSFQSPLWDATRILMLGDRHTGPGYFERFLVHETDESASPLVPSLFEYSFGMGTTASDDPASSPEPVELASPDGERKVFIRGRIDRIDLTPDGYFLIYDYKSGSQHPKTKDIEAGTALQLPLYLLAFEKITGNHGIGGGYYTIRREVDRSIVLADSAAKDLMISRPRVSKDFAGMMQHSRDCAFAYIDGIRNGSFPLPREEKCPNTYCEFKRICRFDPYRVFEVLEET
- a CDS encoding UvrD-helicase domain-containing protein translates to MAATERQGEAITKHDRSMVVTAGAGTGKTYVLVQKYIDLLRTRGVTVPQILALTFTDKAAAEMKERIRTEILRQEGPQWEKAAEDFMIAPVQTFHSFCAQVLREFPIEAGLEPGFAVLDEQQVSRIHSTAYEELIHTRQEGPANEALVHVLSITDQYSLKTILSALYGKREQYARFFAALAADEKKVLDVWKREVDAFRDAEIAALRSDPSFSSCLRTLLGFASAYEGVDDKAAVFLQEIRPLLCRLAEPADSVEYCSAALELACRKPGNIGSKKAWKDADLDDFKKARKNLAEILERKNSLFRMTVDTADPVITGSVRFLRDLSVVFSRYAELAGNGKGSVGGLDFSDLILHARQLFVEQRELVATHFMPRFRYILVDEFQDTDLSQFDIILSIIGTPSPTTDCLFIVGDPKQSIYLFRDADVTRFKEAQEIISAACKGRVVNLDTSFRSTKEVIGLSNLIFSRLLASAEKPWEFGYEPVKISESRAGHDGSVELLLPPKGSDAAGTKRNEAGMLARRIHSIVNAQPLLVYSEEQDHSFVQRPARYGDIAILLEARTNLSYYLSALGEYGIPFYVHGGTGFYHRQEVYDLCNILAFLEHRHDNISLAGILRSPYFGVADTELFSIAQENGRTLWEKLVTYADRTGPGPATRARELLTSWQQYAGRSGLVSLLRQILSESGVYTVYAALPAGEQILANIEKLVSMARNREEAGNYALSDFTADLRQAMDEDEREGEAPLDALAENAVNIMTVHAAKGLEFPIVFVPDMGSGFRDRPGPIMIGDNPLMVGVRVPNPADNYEMTESAVMVMLRELQRQKERAERKRLLYVALTRARDHLFMSGTAPEDSGLSFDLGRSRIEWVFTALSVTGDAIAAGGLVLPSDGLRLSIVSDPLAIPAETGRVSPALLVVPEECAGKVGTWIAPVYSAGPERVNVVSVSELEKGPVHAREPGVSKYLPGVPGAVKGTIIHEVLRGRDAATVLKEYGEYSEEHVRQCEEIVSAFFSSDLMKRVKRSFCEVPFVITLEGKPVTGKIDRLCELDDGTWVVIDYKSEASVDYTILAEEYALSLSIYVEVAQQIVKNVVAAWVYFTEIGEYRKIEINTEQLLEKIRGIPTKSKNLPS